One uncultured Carboxylicivirga sp. genomic window, TAATTTTACTAATGAAATCAACCGGTTAATCGACCAATACAACAAAATCATTGAAATGCGATCAAAAAGCAGTTCATAATAATCTATAAATTAATTTGGGAGTTTTGTGGGTCTGCTATAGTGGCAGGCCTCTTTCTTTAAATACAGATAGCGTTCTGTATAAAATTGTCTTTCAATTAATCATTAAAAAGATATTACAAAATTCGTTACTACATAGGAAATAATAATGTAATATATAATAAAAAACATAGTTGTATATTAGACTAAGGAGCCATCTTCTACATCACAAAAATTTAGTGATCTAATCGAACTAAATTATCTCCACCTTCCTCAAAATCTTCCATTCCGCAACGCAACAAATAATTCCGGTAAGGGAAGGACATTTATCTTCTAAAACTCTTTCGACATCCGAAGGACGTTTCAGATCACTAAATAACTCGACAGGGAAAGCGATATCACCCAGATCCATCTCTGTATCCACATTTCTAACACCAAATGTAAGAAGGGTTAATTCCTCAAAACCTGGCATAATCTGAGCTACTTCTTTTACAAAACTAAAGGCCCCGATACGATCTTCCGCAACAACAGGCACTACATGGAAAGCTCTTACAATCTCGGGAGATAGCAACTGACGAAACTCACGACTGGCAATGCTAAGAACCATCGAAACAACAATACCACCCGAAACAACGATCTCACCCGGTTTATATCTTTGGTAATTATAATGTATGGGATGCGTATTTTTAAAGTAAGTCGCCCAATACAGGTTCTCGCTTTTTCCTACAGGACGAACAAAAGGATGCAACATAAGGTCACCAGGCTCAAAATCCTTAATCTTATTTTCGAGTTCTATCCCTCTTACTCTGGCTAAAATCTTTTCTTTAAAATGGTGATTCTTTAAATTACTGTTTCCTTTAGCATTTTCATCGCCACAACCATCAATATAAGGGAAAAGGGTAACCCTTTCAAGCGAAAAGATACGTTCCCCTTTTTGGTTCGAAAGCACGTGCTCAGAAATTATAATTGAATATCTGTTGTTTGACGTGGGTTCAACCGACTTTATAGTTATTTCACAGGTTAAAGTATCACCCGCAAAGGCAGGATTCAGATATAATGCATTTCGTATTTCAAGATGCAGTAAACTTGAATGGGCGAAATTTTCAACTCCCAAACTCAAGGTCAGGTTCAATAAAAAGCCATAAGGAAGATATAATTCATGAAAACCAAGGATTCCAGCAAATTCACGACTATTTTCAGTATAAGATGAAGTAGGCATAAAACCACTCCATAAACTATGAATAGATTCATCAGCCGTAATACTAAAATGACTAACTATCTCCTGACCAACAACAACTTTGTTAAGATCCAGCCCGTAATTGACTTTTTTATTAGGTTTGATATAATCCTGCATCTACATCTAGTTTGATAGAACAAAAATAGGCTAATTATAAATAAAACAAGCACCACTTAAGACCCAGACTATCTTAAAAATTCCTAATCCTTTCGATTTTTTAAGTTATAATCCATATTTACTTTCAGTTTCGAACATAAAAGCAAGACAAAATGCATATTTTTCAAATTACCCCCCTATATTTTTATACCTC contains:
- a CDS encoding MaoC family dehydratase N-terminal domain-containing protein, translated to MQDYIKPNKKVNYGLDLNKVVVGQEIVSHFSITADESIHSLWSGFMPTSSYTENSREFAGILGFHELYLPYGFLLNLTLSLGVENFAHSSLLHLEIRNALYLNPAFAGDTLTCEITIKSVEPTSNNRYSIIISEHVLSNQKGERIFSLERVTLFPYIDGCGDENAKGNSNLKNHHFKEKILARVRGIELENKIKDFEPGDLMLHPFVRPVGKSENLYWATYFKNTHPIHYNYQRYKPGEIVVSGGIVVSMVLSIASREFRQLLSPEIVRAFHVVPVVAEDRIGAFSFVKEVAQIMPGFEELTLLTFGVRNVDTEMDLGDIAFPVELFSDLKRPSDVERVLEDKCPSLTGIICCVAEWKILRKVEII